The nucleotide window GTTTGCCCCTTCGGAATTGAAAAGCTAACATCATCAACCGCTTTAATGACGCCTCCGCTTGTATAATATTGTGTCAATAGACTTTTAACATCTAACACTGTATTTCCCATTACAGCCCTACCTCCTTTTCATATTTGGATCAATCGCGTCACGTAGCCCATCCCCTAATAAGTTGATGCTAATAACTGTGAAAAATATCGCTAGCCCTGGCGGTACCCATAGCCAAGGTCTTTTTTGGAAATCAATCAGTGAATTTGCTGAGGTAATCATATTGCCCCACGATGCATCTGGAGGCACAACGCCTAAACCGAAAAAGCTGAGCGTTGACTCACTTAAAATGGCGCCTCCAACACTTAATGTACCTGACACAATTAATAGTGGAATGATGTTTGGCAGTAAATGTTTAAATAATTTGCGAACATCACGCAAACCAAGTGCCTCTGTCGCCTGCATAAATTGGCGCTCACTTAAGCTTAAAATTTGGCTGCGCACAAGTCGAGCTAAGCCCGGCCAGCCGACAATACTTAACATCAACATCACGATATAAATACGGTATTCTGTTGGCACTTTCCATTCTGACAAAATCGCTGCCATAATAAATAGCAATGGCAATCCAGGCAACGTCATTAAAATATCTGCAATTCGCATAATAATTTGATCAACAATCCCTCGATAAAACCCTGAAATAATACCTAATACACCACCGATGACCACTGACATTACCATCGCACCTAGTCCAACTAACAGCGAAATACGCCCAGCTATCATTAAACGCGTCAATACATCGCGTCCTAGTTTATCTGTCCCAAGCCAATGTGCAGTGCTCGGTGCTTGATTTATATTTGTTGGATCAACTCCCAAATTTACATACGGCGAAAACAGCGGACCGATAAAAGAAAATAAAAAAATAAATATTAAAAATGCCAAGCCAATAAGCGACATTTTATTTTGCAAAAAGCGTCTTGTAATTTGCCGCCATAAAGAAGACGGCTTTGGTTTACTTTCCATAAATTCAACTCCCTTACAGGTGCCAGGCACGCACACAATTCTCACACAATTTATGTTACTTTCTCACACGCACCCTTGGATCAGCAATGCCATATAAAATATCTGCTAATAAATTACTTAGGACTGTCAACAAAGCAATAAACATTGTAAAGCCCATTAATAGCGGATAGTCACGCACTGAAAATGCTTGCATATAAATAGCGCCGATGCCAGGCCAATTAAAAATTTGCTCCGTAATAATTGCTCCGCCAAATAATGCCGGCAATTCAAAGCTAAACAGCGTAATAGCTGGCAGCAATGCGTTGCGTAAGCCATGCTTGAAAATGACTACGCGCTCCTTTAGTCCTTTAGCTCGAGCAGTTCTCATAAAATCCTGCTTAATAACCTCTAACATATTCGTTCTGAAATAACGTGTTAAGCCACCAATGCCAAGCATCGTTAAGACGAGTACAGGTAAAATCATATGCTCTGCTACATCTTTCACATAAGCCCAGCCAGTAAAGTTGCTACCTGTAGTAATCATGCCACCTGCTGGCAGCCAACCTAAATCAACCGCAAATATTTTAATAATGACTAGCCCTAAGAAAAACGAAGGTGTTGCCATTGCAGCAAAAACAATAATTGTAATAAATGTATCCCATATTGAATATTGGCGAATCGCTGAGACAATCCCAACTAAAATGGCAATAAGCCACGTTAAAATTAATGATGCTAGTGCTACAATAAATGAACTCCATATGTAATTTCCAATCACTTCGCCAACTGGCAATTGGAACTGTAATGAATAACCTAAATCACCTTGTAATAAATTTTTTAGCCAAATAAAGTAACGGATAACAACAGGCTCATTATAGCCATGCAATTCATATAGCTCTGCCTTCCGTTCAGCCGTTAAATTTTGATCTGCGTCAATAAAATTCCCAGGCACTAAGGAATATAAAAAGAAAATTAAAATCGACGCACCGAATAATGTGGGAATCATATAAAGAAGCCTTTTTATAACATAGCCCTTCATCAGCTCATTCCTTTCCAAATCTAATTAATTATGCATCGAGATTTTGTACTGTTTCCTCTTCAAATAAGTTAACATAGAAAAATCCGCCCCCACTTATTTGGAGAGAATCACTGCATCATTTCTCTCCAACAAGTAAAGCGGACTTTCCTCCTCACCATTACTCTGCTAATCGTAAATTGCGTAAGCTGCTCGCAATTCCTCGATAACCATTTGGCTCAAAGCCTTCAATACGTGCATTTGCTCCACTTAATACCTTTGTATAAGCCATATAAATCACTGGCGGGTTTTCATCTAATGCTTTGTATAATTCATGGAATGCCGTCGCACGCTCTCCACTATCGTTTGTTGCAATTGTCGCATCGATTAATGCATCAATTTCCTCGTTACCATAGCCTTTAAATGTTGAGTTTGTGCTCTTTGTATGGAAGCCTTCGATACCATCATATGGATCTGGCAACATCGTTGTTGAGAATGATGCTAAATCATGGTCACCTTTATCTACTCGCGCTAACAATGCATTGAAGTCCATTTGCTCCACTTGTAAGTCAATACCAATCGCTTTATAGTTCTCCTTCGCAATCGGAATTAATGTATCCCCTAAGCCACCTGCTGTCGTAAAGTAATAAACCGTTAATTTTTTGCCATCTTTTTCGCGAATACCATCTGTACCTTCAGTCCAACCAGCCTCTTCTAATAAAGCCTTAGCTTTCTCTGGATCGTAAGCTGTTGAACCTACTTCATCTGTATATGCCCAAGATGTCGGTGATACAGGCACGTTTGCTACTTGTGCAAAGCCTTGGTAATATGTTGCAATAATCGTTTGACGATCTAAGCCTAATGCAAATGCTTGGCGTACTTTCGGATCTTTAAATACTTCCTTCTCATGGTTAAATACCATATAGCTGTAAGCCGATGACGTGTAAATATTAATATCTGCGAAGCCTAATGCTTGTAAAAACTCAAAGTTATCTTGGTTTGCTGCTAACGCGCTGTAATCTAACTCACCCGTTTGGAAAAATTGCTGCGCATCGCCAACTGTTGTTTTATAAATAAAGTTCTTTGCCTTTGGTGCACCACCGTAATAGTGCTCGTTTGCTTCATAGCGAATTTCTTGCCCTGGCAAGTATGCAACAAAGCGATATGGACCTGCACCAATTGGCTTTTGATGTAATGCCGCTAAGTAATCTAAATTCCCTTTCACATAGCCGTTACCATAGTAATCCTTCTTCAAAACAGAGCCACCTAGTAGGCGCAATGTACTTGCACTTACTTTATCTGTCGTAATTTCAATCGTGCGGTCATTAATTACTTTAATACCGGATACGCTTGTAGCATCACCGTTTTTATAGTCTAAGCCACCAACAATGCTTGCTTCTGTAATATCTGTATTCCCTGCATATGCTGGGTCATGCAATAATGTTAATGTGAATTCTACATCTGCCGCAGTTAAAGGCGTTCCATCATCAAATTTCAAGCCTTCACGCAATGTATATGTGTAAACTAAACCATCTGCTGAAATATCCCATTTCTCTGCTAAGCCAGCGATTGGCTCACCCTTTTCATTAATGTCTACTAAAGGTTCAAACATTACTGACTGCACATTTCCATCATAGCCACTTGTATTGAAGTATGGCGTAAAGACACCACCTGGCTCCTGTAGTCCTACAACAACTGTGTCACCACGCTTCACAGCAATTTCTGGTGAAGCAGAAGGATTTTCAGCTGGAATTACTGCATCCTCTACTACGATTGTTTGCCCTACTTCTTGCTTTGAAGCAACGCCTTGCTCATTTGTTTTCTTAGCCGAGTCATCTCCGCCACAAGCAACTAGCAATGCACTTAAACCGATAACTCCTACGGCACTAACAAATTTTTTCAAACTCATAACTGTTTAACCTTCTTTCAATTTTTATTTAACTTATAATATTACTTGGTTTAATACGTAAAAAAATTTGCATTAATTTTTTATGTATATTGTTTTAATTGAAATTCGCGAATCAATTTTCAATAAAGTTATTATATTCATCAATTCTTATAAAATCAATAGGAATTATAAAATATTTAAAAATTTATTATAAAAAAGATGCAGGAGTGGCAAAATCCAGCCCTTCTGCATCCCTTTTTATCCTATTTTGCATCTCCGTAAAACCAATTTACCTCATAATCTGCCCAGAAAATTTCTGGTACAACGCTTGCAGATAATTGTTCTACCGCTAATACACGTTTAATATGCTCCGCTACGTCCTCAAATGTAAAGGATTGACCTTCTTTAATTTCACTTACATGTAAAATCGCATAGCGACCATCACTTAAAACAACAGCTTCACTTGTCGCACCTTTTTCTAGCTTTGCGACAGCTTTTAAAATGGCAGAATCAATATTGGCCTGTTGCTCCATAATAAAGCCGATATCGCCACCTAAGCTAGCTGATGGTGTATCAATAGAACGCTCCCTTGCTAGCACTGAAAATTCAGAGCCATTTTTTAGCTCCTGCAAAATGCTTTCAATGTTTTCCTTCGAATCCGCTACAATCATGCTTGTTCTATAGGAGGTCGGAATATTGTATAGCGATTGGTTATCCTGATAAAAGGTTTCAACTGCCTCATCCGAAATAACAATATCCTTGGCTAATACTTTTTCTAAAATCAATTGTGTGCGAACTTTTTGACGAAGCTCCTTGTCTGAAAGGCTTTGGAATGTTCGGTCTGTCGTGTCCTGTGCCGAACGCATCAAGGCTAGCTCTAAATCAATTTCTTTATCAGACACATCAATTTTATGCTCCTTAGCTGCTTTTTCCATTACAGCCTCATTGACTAAGCCTTGTAACGTCTCTTTTCCGTACATACTTTCCATTTTTGCTAGCCATTGCTGACGGGTAATTTCGTCTCCATCAATCGTGGCAACAATCTCATCATTATTCGATTTGTCCTTCGACGGCAAAAGCCACATAATAAACCAAAATAAATTCCCTGCCAATAAAATTGCGAGTACAGTTAGTGCCGGTTTTGTTTTTAAGCGCCTCTGTGAAAGAGGTGTTTTAGTTGGCTGTGTTGGTGTTGTGCGAATATTACGCGTTGATCTCATTAATGAAGCCTTCCAATTCATCTTGACTAAAATCGTATGTTTCTAAGCAGAAATGACATTGCGCCTCCGCTTTACCATCTTCATCGATCATCTCTTGAATTTCATTCACACCTAAACCGATAATTGCTGCACCAAAACGCTCTTTTGAACATTGACATTGGAATTGCACAGGCACTGTGCTTAAAATTTGGAGATCGCCTTTTTCTCCTAATACCGCTTCTAAAATTTGCTCTGGCGTGTAGCCTTTTTCAATCATTTTTGAAACAGGCTCAATTGAAGCTAATTGTGCTTCAATCGCATCAATTGTTTCTTCTTCACAGCCTGGCATTAGCTGTAAAATGAAGCCGCCTGCTGCTAAAATTGTATTATCTGGATTCACTAAGACACCAAGCCCTACAGATGAAGGCACCTGTTCACTAGTCGCAAAATAATATGTGAAGTCTTCGGCAATTTCACCTGATACGATTGGCGTTTGTCCTGAGAACATATCACGCAAGCCTAAATCCTTCACAACTGTAAGGGCACCTTCTGTTCCTACTGCTCGACGCACATCTAGCTTCCCTTGCTCATTTAAATCAAAATGCACTTGTCCATTCGTTACATAACCACGTACATGACCGTTTGCATCTGCATCAATAATCATCGGCCCAATTGGTCCATTGCCTTCAATTTTTACCGTTAGCTTATCATCGCCCTTCAACATAGCCCCCATCATCACTGCGGCTGTCATTGAGCGACCTAGCGCAGCAGAAGTTGTTGGCCATGTATTATGACGACGCTGTGCTTCTCCTACTGTTTCTGTCGTACGTACAGCAAATGCACGTACTTGTCCATTAAAGCCTATTGCTCTTACTAAATAATCATTCATGTTAAATCCTCTTTCCTATTGATTTCGTTGATATAAAATATAAAGCCCCTTTAATGTTAAAAACGGGTCTACAATGTCGATTAATTGTGTTTCATTTGCAATTAACTCTGCAAAGCCGCCCGTCCCAATCACTAATGGCTCTTCTTTACTTTGCTGCTTCATTCGGCTAACAATGCCTTCAACTTGACCGATAAAGCCATAGACGATACCTGCCTGCATCGCTGCAATTGTATTTTTGCCAACAATTTGTGAAGGGCGTGCAATTTCAATGCGCGGTAGCTTAGAGGCACGTGTGTATAAAGCCTCTGTGGAAATTGCAATGCCTGGTGCGATTGCGCCACCCATATAGTCACCCTTTTCGTTTAAATAGCAATAGGTGTTAGCTGTCCCAAAATCAACGAGAATGATTGGACGACCTGTGCCATATTCCGTCAAAGCAGCTACTGCGTTAACGATGCGATCTGCCCCAACCTCACGCGGGTTTTCGTATTTGATATTCAAACCTGTTTTCACACCTGGTCCTACAATTAACGGCTTAATATGAAAATATTTTTCACACATTCTTTGCAAGGCAAACATAATCGGTGGTACAACTGAGGATATAATAATTCCTTCGATTTGTTCAAATGAAATGCCCTCATGCGTAAAAAATGCTTTCAGTTGCATCGCATATTCGTCCTCTGTCTTACTACGTTCTGTGACGATACGCCAATTTTGCAAAAGCTGATGATTGTCATATATCCCAAAAATAATATTTGTATTGCCCGCATCCATTACTAAAATCATCTACACGACACCTGCCAGCTTATTTTCATGTTTACATAAAATCATACCATATCAGCGTAAAAACTTACGCTATTTTGTCCACCATTTTTTCCAGCTTGTCAATAGCTCTACTATAAGAAAGTGATATCGGCAAATCCTTCTCAAAATAGAAAAACTGATGGGAATTATAATTCCCATCAGTTCCTTTCATTACTTTTGCTCTTCATCTGATTGCACAGTTTTTCCTAGAGGCTTATGTGGTTCTTCTTCTGTTTTACCGAAAGGCTTATGCTCCTGTGGTAAATCAGCTGTTGTTGGTGATGTTTGCTCACCTACAACCTCTTCATTCACCGTTGTAGAGCCAGCTGTTTCTACAGTAGGTTGTGCCTCTGTCACTTGCGCAACAGGCTCTTCCTTGACAGCTTCCACTTCAGCTTCTGGCAATTTACCGAAGTCGCGTAAATGCTCAATTTCTTGCGCATTTAATGTTTCTTTCTCCATTAATGTGCCTGCAATTAAATTTAACAGCTCACGCTTTTCAGTTAAAATGCGCTTTGTACGCTCATATTGAGAGTCCACAATGTTTTGTATTTCTTTGTCGATTTCATAAGCAATTTTATCAGAATAGTTTTGGTCTGAGTTAAAGTCACGTCCTAAGAAGACGTTGCCACCTTGACTTGAGCCATATTGGACGGCGCCAAGATTATCGCTCATGCCGTATTCTGTTACCATTGCACGTGCAATGCTCGTTACTTTTTGGAAGTCGTTATGTGCACCTGTTGATACTTCTCCAAGCACGATTTCTTCTGCCACACGTCCACCTAATAAACCTGCAATGCGGTCAAGTAGCTCTTGGCGCGTTGTGAAGAAGCGCTCTTCCTTCGGTAACATAATCGCATAACCACCCGCTTGCCCACGAGGAACAATCGTTACTTTATGCACTGTATCGGCTTCATCTAGCTCTAAACCGACAACTACGTGCCCAGCTTCATGGAAAGCAACAAGCTTTTTCTCTTTTGCTGAGTAAACGCGGCTTGCCTTCGCTGGACCTGCAATAACGCGGTCAGATGCTTCATCGATATCTGCCATATTAATTGTTTTTTTGCTTTTACGAGCCGCTACAAGAGCTGCTTCGTTTAATAGGTTTTCAAGGTCTGCACCTGAGAAACCTGGCGTGCGTTGTGCCACCGCTGCTAAATCAACTGTATCTGCTAGCGGTTTGTTGCGCGCATGCACTTTTAAAATCGCTTCACGACCTTTTACATCAGGGTGTCCTACTGTAATTTGACGGTCAAAACGACCTGGACGTAGTAAAGCTTTATCCAAAATATCTGGTCGGTTCGTTGCAGCGATGATAATAATACCTTCATTTGCTCCGAAGCCATCCATTTCAACTAACAATTGATTTAATGTTTGCTCGCGCTCATCGTGACCACCACCAAGACCAGCACCACGTTGACGACCAACCGCATCAATTTCATCGATGAAAATGATACATGGCGCATTTTTCTTCGCGTTTTCGAATAAATCACGAACACGTGATGCACCGACACCAACAAACATTTCTACGAAATCAGAACCTGAAATTGAGAAGAACGGAACGCCTGCCTCACCAGCTACTGCACGAGCAAGTAACGTTTTACCTGTACCTGGAGGACCTACAAGTAGAATCCCCTTCGGAATACGTGCACCAATTTCAGTAAATTTGCGGTGATCCTTTAAAAAGTCTACAACTTCGACAAGCTCTGCCTTTTCTTCATCAGCACCTGCTACATCATTAAAGCGAACCTTTTTCTTTTCTTGGTCATATAGCTTTGCCTTCGATTTTCCGAAGTTCATCACTTTATTACCGCCACCTTGCGATTGGCTCAACAAGAAGAAGAATAAAATGATAATGATGATGAACGGGATAATACCTGTAAAGAAGTTCACCCATCCGCTTGTTTCTGGTGCATGCTCAACTTTTACATTGTAATTATTTTCAAGATCGAAAATAAGCTGCTGCGCCTGCTGATCGTTTTGTAAAACATTCAGCGTAAACTTTTTGCTTGCCTCTTCATCATTTGATTTTTTATACTCTCCGACAATGGAAAGCACGCCTTTTGCTGGCTGTATCATGACAGTATCTACATTGCCAGACTCCAGCTCCTCAAAAAACTTTTTGTAATCTAGCTCTTCAACAGCAGAATTACTGCCGTTTACTGTGCCAAAAATCCCAACGATTACGAGAAAAATTAATAAATAAAATATGGTATATCGAAATATTCGATTCATCCCCAGCCTCCTCACAACATAACAGAAAAACTATAGATAAAATCTTAACATACGTTCATTTTTTGATACAATGAAAAGCCCTAGAGAAAATATGTGAAAGTCGATTTATGTCAAAATCGTTACATATGTTCTTATTTCTAGAATGAATACACTTCTCTTTTCAAAATGCCAATGTACGGTAAGTTACGATATTTTTCTGCATAATCTAATCCATAGCCTACTACGAAACCATCTGGAACTTCAAAGCCTACGATATCCGCCTTTAAATCCACTTTACGTCCAGAAGGCTTATCTAACAACGTCACAATTTTAATCGATTTCGCTTTGCGGTACTTAAATAGCTCCACAAGATAGCTTAACGTTAAGCCACTATCAATGATATCCTCAATAATGATGACATCGCGACCTTCTACACTTGTGTTTAAATCTTTCAAAATTTTTACTTCTCCTGAAGATACTGTCGCATTTCCGTAGCTTGATACGTCCATAAAGTCCATTTCGACATACGAATCGAAGCGCTTCATTAAATCTGTCATAAAAGGCATAGCGCCTTTTAATACACCGATAGCAAGCGGAAATTTATGATCGTATTCAGCTGTTAGTTGTGCACCTAGTTCACGAATACGCTCTTGAATCTGCTCCTCCGTAATCATAATTTTTTCAATATCATTTTGAATCATATGTGATTCCCCCTCAAATTGTTGCAAATTTCAATGAGCACTACGTACAATGAGCACACAATCGTCCTCTGCACGTTGACGCTTAGAAAATTTGTTATTTACACGCACACCGAGTACAGCTAATACTTCATCTTCCGCATCGACTAATAACGGCCAATTATCACGTTCTGCTAAAGGAATTTTACAGTCAATAAATAACCTTGATAACCGTTTCGCCTGCGACATATTTGCCAATTGAATACGGTCGCCCTCTTGCCTTGTACGAATATGTAATGGGAAACTTACCGCTTTCGATTGAAAATAGTAGCATTCACCATCATGATGCCCGACATCAGCTCCTACAAATAGTTGTATATTCCCATAATCAAGCCATTTATTTAATGTTATTACATCTGCAACACGCTCTTCATATATTGCGTTCGGACAAACGGTCACAATGTTATAGGCACGATGCATCATGTAATGATTCGGTAAATGGATTGTTGCACTACCATTTGTAGTTTCAAATAAAGCGTAGATAGATGATAATAATGATTGACTAAGAAGTGTACTTGAATCGTTATAAATATAGTTTAATAGTATTAAAATGAGCCTTCTTTGTAAAGCAGGTGATTCTCTTTGAAGCGTATGAATATCAATTGTATAACTTTCTGCCGTTTTTTTCACATTTCGCTCATACGCCTCCTGTGCTAAGTCCATCAAATATGCATCATCCTGCTGCAACTGGCTCGCAAGCTGCACCGCATGTGTTGCAATACGAGGATTTTCCTCTAAAAGCAGTGGAATAATGCGATGACGAAAGCGATTACGCGTATAAGTATCCTTCGCATTGCTCGCATCCTCACGATATGTGCCTCCACATTGCTGTAAATAGCTTGCAATATCTGCCTTTGTTACAGTTAAAAATGGGCGAATCAGCTCACCTCCAGCAAATGGTCGACTTATTGCCATGCCTTGCAAGCCATTTACTGTGGCCCCCTTGGCAAGTGCCATTAGCATCGTTTCAAGCTGATCATCTGCGTGATGTGCTGTCACAAGCTTTGTACACTCCTCTCTATGCATAATCTGCTCTAAAAAGAAATAGCGCTCTCTACGACAAAGCGTTTGTAAATTGCCTGCTTCTTTTTCATGCATATCAGCTATTGGAATCGCTATGCTATGTATTGGGATATGCCGCTCTGCACAAAATGCCTCTACAAACGCTCGATCCGCTGCGGAGGCTTCTCCTCGCAGCATATGGTCCACATGCGCTACTATAATCTCTATTTGTAGCTGTGCTCGCATTGCTTGAAAAAAATACAGCAAGCCCATCGAGTCAACGCCGCCAGAGCAAGCGATGAGAAGACGGTCTCCTGCCTCAACTAATTGCTGCTTTTTGATATAACGCATAACATTTGCTTCGAATGAATC belongs to Lysinibacillus louembei and includes:
- the opp4C gene encoding oligopeptide ABC transporter permease codes for the protein MESKPKPSSLWRQITRRFLQNKMSLIGLAFLIFIFLFSFIGPLFSPYVNLGVDPTNINQAPSTAHWLGTDKLGRDVLTRLMIAGRISLLVGLGAMVMSVVIGGVLGIISGFYRGIVDQIIMRIADILMTLPGLPLLFIMAAILSEWKVPTEYRIYIVMLMLSIVGWPGLARLVRSQILSLSERQFMQATEALGLRDVRKLFKHLLPNIIPLLIVSGTLSVGGAILSESTLSFFGLGVVPPDASWGNMITSANSLIDFQKRPWLWVPPGLAIFFTVISINLLGDGLRDAIDPNMKRR
- a CDS encoding ABC transporter permease; protein product: MKGYVIKRLLYMIPTLFGASILIFFLYSLVPGNFIDADQNLTAERKAELYELHGYNEPVVIRYFIWLKNLLQGDLGYSLQFQLPVGEVIGNYIWSSFIVALASLILTWLIAILVGIVSAIRQYSIWDTFITIIVFAAMATPSFFLGLVIIKIFAVDLGWLPAGGMITTGSNFTGWAYVKDVAEHMILPVLVLTMLGIGGLTRYFRTNMLEVIKQDFMRTARAKGLKERVVIFKHGLRNALLPAITLFSFELPALFGGAIITEQIFNWPGIGAIYMQAFSVRDYPLLMGFTMFIALLTVLSNLLADILYGIADPRVRVRK
- a CDS encoding ABC transporter substrate-binding protein — translated: MSLKKFVSAVGVIGLSALLVACGGDDSAKKTNEQGVASKQEVGQTIVVEDAVIPAENPSASPEIAVKRGDTVVVGLQEPGGVFTPYFNTSGYDGNVQSVMFEPLVDINEKGEPIAGLAEKWDISADGLVYTYTLREGLKFDDGTPLTAADVEFTLTLLHDPAYAGNTDITEASIVGGLDYKNGDATSVSGIKVINDRTIEITTDKVSASTLRLLGGSVLKKDYYGNGYVKGNLDYLAALHQKPIGAGPYRFVAYLPGQEIRYEANEHYYGGAPKAKNFIYKTTVGDAQQFFQTGELDYSALAANQDNFEFLQALGFADINIYTSSAYSYMVFNHEKEVFKDPKVRQAFALGLDRQTIIATYYQGFAQVANVPVSPTSWAYTDEVGSTAYDPEKAKALLEEAGWTEGTDGIREKDGKKLTVYYFTTAGGLGDTLIPIAKENYKAIGIDLQVEQMDFNALLARVDKGDHDLASFSTTMLPDPYDGIEGFHTKSTNSTFKGYGNEEIDALIDATIATNDSGERATAFHELYKALDENPPVIYMAYTKVLSGANARIEGFEPNGYRGIASSLRNLRLAE
- a CDS encoding peptidyl-prolyl cis-trans isomerase, with translation MRSTRNIRTTPTQPTKTPLSQRRLKTKPALTVLAILLAGNLFWFIMWLLPSKDKSNNDEIVATIDGDEITRQQWLAKMESMYGKETLQGLVNEAVMEKAAKEHKIDVSDKEIDLELALMRSAQDTTDRTFQSLSDKELRQKVRTQLILEKVLAKDIVISDEAVETFYQDNQSLYNIPTSYRTSMIVADSKENIESILQELKNGSEFSVLARERSIDTPSASLGGDIGFIMEQQANIDSAILKAVAKLEKGATSEAVVLSDGRYAILHVSEIKEGQSFTFEDVAEHIKRVLAVEQLSASVVPEIFWADYEVNWFYGDAK
- the hslO gene encoding Hsp33 family molecular chaperone HslO; protein product: MNDYLVRAIGFNGQVRAFAVRTTETVGEAQRRHNTWPTTSAALGRSMTAAVMMGAMLKGDDKLTVKIEGNGPIGPMIIDADANGHVRGYVTNGQVHFDLNEQGKLDVRRAVGTEGALTVVKDLGLRDMFSGQTPIVSGEIAEDFTYYFATSEQVPSSVGLGVLVNPDNTILAAGGFILQLMPGCEEETIDAIEAQLASIEPVSKMIEKGYTPEQILEAVLGEKGDLQILSTVPVQFQCQCSKERFGAAIIGLGVNEIQEMIDEDGKAEAQCHFCLETYDFSQDELEGFINEINA
- a CDS encoding type III pantothenate kinase; amino-acid sequence: MILVMDAGNTNIIFGIYDNHQLLQNWRIVTERSKTEDEYAMQLKAFFTHEGISFEQIEGIIISSVVPPIMFALQRMCEKYFHIKPLIVGPGVKTGLNIKYENPREVGADRIVNAVAALTEYGTGRPIILVDFGTANTYCYLNEKGDYMGGAIAPGIAISTEALYTRASKLPRIEIARPSQIVGKNTIAAMQAGIVYGFIGQVEGIVSRMKQQSKEEPLVIGTGGFAELIANETQLIDIVDPFLTLKGLYILYQRNQ
- the ftsH gene encoding ATP-dependent zinc metalloprotease FtsH, translating into MNRIFRYTIFYLLIFLVIVGIFGTVNGSNSAVEELDYKKFFEELESGNVDTVMIQPAKGVLSIVGEYKKSNDEEASKKFTLNVLQNDQQAQQLIFDLENNYNVKVEHAPETSGWVNFFTGIIPFIIIIILFFFLLSQSQGGGNKVMNFGKSKAKLYDQEKKKVRFNDVAGADEEKAELVEVVDFLKDHRKFTEIGARIPKGILLVGPPGTGKTLLARAVAGEAGVPFFSISGSDFVEMFVGVGASRVRDLFENAKKNAPCIIFIDEIDAVGRQRGAGLGGGHDEREQTLNQLLVEMDGFGANEGIIIIAATNRPDILDKALLRPGRFDRQITVGHPDVKGREAILKVHARNKPLADTVDLAAVAQRTPGFSGADLENLLNEAALVAARKSKKTINMADIDEASDRVIAGPAKASRVYSAKEKKLVAFHEAGHVVVGLELDEADTVHKVTIVPRGQAGGYAIMLPKEERFFTTRQELLDRIAGLLGGRVAEEIVLGEVSTGAHNDFQKVTSIARAMVTEYGMSDNLGAVQYGSSQGGNVFLGRDFNSDQNYSDKIAYEIDKEIQNIVDSQYERTKRILTEKRELLNLIAGTLMEKETLNAQEIEHLRDFGKLPEAEVEAVKEEPVAQVTEAQPTVETAGSTTVNEEVVGEQTSPTTADLPQEHKPFGKTEEEPHKPLGKTVQSDEEQK
- the hpt gene encoding hypoxanthine phosphoribosyltransferase; protein product: MIQNDIEKIMITEEQIQERIRELGAQLTAEYDHKFPLAIGVLKGAMPFMTDLMKRFDSYVEMDFMDVSSYGNATVSSGEVKILKDLNTSVEGRDVIIIEDIIDSGLTLSYLVELFKYRKAKSIKIVTLLDKPSGRKVDLKADIVGFEVPDGFVVGYGLDYAEKYRNLPYIGILKREVYSF
- the tilS gene encoding tRNA lysidine(34) synthetase TilS, encoding MDSFEANVMRYIKKQQLVEAGDRLLIACSGGVDSMGLLYFFQAMRAQLQIEIIVAHVDHMLRGEASAADRAFVEAFCAERHIPIHSIAIPIADMHEKEAGNLQTLCRRERYFFLEQIMHREECTKLVTAHHADDQLETMLMALAKGATVNGLQGMAISRPFAGGELIRPFLTVTKADIASYLQQCGGTYREDASNAKDTYTRNRFRHRIIPLLLEENPRIATHAVQLASQLQQDDAYLMDLAQEAYERNVKKTAESYTIDIHTLQRESPALQRRLILILLNYIYNDSSTLLSQSLLSSIYALFETTNGSATIHLPNHYMMHRAYNIVTVCPNAIYEERVADVITLNKWLDYGNIQLFVGADVGHHDGECYYFQSKAVSFPLHIRTRQEGDRIQLANMSQAKRLSRLFIDCKIPLAERDNWPLLVDAEDEVLAVLGVRVNNKFSKRQRAEDDCVLIVRSAH